The following are encoded in a window of Bradyrhizobium sp. WBOS07 genomic DNA:
- a CDS encoding ATP-binding protein, with protein sequence MSTIDTGLTLLKSAAGRVSAANGWMGNAFKGWMPTGLYARALLIMIVPMVVLQSVVAFVFMERHWNTVTRRLSAAVVQDIAALIDVYKGYPQDKDRDQIRRIAQQRLGLVVDFLPAGDMPPPGPKPFFSLLDQTLSVQLGRQIGRSFWIDTVGRSNLVEIRIQLDDAVMRVFAQRSAAYASNSEIFLFWMVGTSSILLIVAVLFLRNQIKPILRLADAAESFGKGREAPNFRPRGAREVRRASVAFLEMKSRIERTMEQRTAMLAGVSHDLRTILTRFKLELALIGDSPELEGMRKDVDEMSMMLEDYLAFARGDSGEQSQPTDMAQALEELRSDAERHGHTATVAFHGLPVVTVKPASFKRCLANLITNAARYGKNIAITGQRDHRYLTVTIDDDGPGIPAHLREEVFKPFLRLDNARNQDEGGTGLGLAIARDIARSHGGDITLGDSPMGGLRASVRIPV encoded by the coding sequence CCGATGGTGGTGCTGCAATCGGTCGTCGCCTTCGTGTTCATGGAGCGACACTGGAACACTGTGACGCGCCGCCTCTCGGCCGCGGTGGTGCAGGACATCGCCGCGCTGATCGACGTCTACAAGGGTTATCCGCAGGACAAGGATCGCGACCAGATCCGCCGCATCGCCCAGCAGCGGCTCGGCCTCGTGGTCGATTTCCTGCCCGCCGGCGACATGCCGCCGCCGGGACCGAAGCCGTTCTTCTCGCTACTCGACCAGACCCTGTCGGTGCAGCTCGGCCGCCAGATCGGGCGCTCGTTCTGGATCGACACGGTCGGCCGATCCAATCTGGTCGAGATCCGCATCCAGCTCGACGATGCCGTGATGCGCGTGTTCGCGCAGCGCAGCGCCGCCTATGCCTCCAACTCGGAGATCTTCCTGTTCTGGATGGTCGGCACGTCCTCGATCCTGCTGATCGTCGCGGTGCTGTTCCTGCGCAATCAGATCAAGCCGATCCTGCGGCTGGCCGACGCCGCCGAGAGTTTCGGCAAGGGCCGCGAAGCCCCGAACTTCCGCCCGCGCGGCGCGCGCGAGGTGCGGCGCGCCTCCGTGGCCTTTCTCGAGATGAAATCGCGCATCGAGCGCACCATGGAGCAGCGCACCGCGATGCTCGCCGGCGTCAGCCACGATCTGCGCACCATCCTGACCCGCTTCAAGCTCGAGCTGGCGCTGATCGGCGACAGCCCCGAGCTCGAAGGCATGCGCAAGGACGTCGACGAGATGTCGATGATGCTGGAGGATTACCTCGCCTTCGCCCGCGGGGATTCCGGCGAGCAGTCGCAGCCGACCGACATGGCGCAGGCGCTCGAGGAACTGCGCAGCGATGCCGAACGCCATGGCCATACCGCGACCGTCGCCTTCCACGGCCTGCCGGTAGTGACGGTGAAGCCGGCCTCGTTCAAGCGCTGCCTCGCCAACCTCATCACCAACGCGGCGCGCTACGGCAAGAACATCGCCATCACCGGCCAGCGCGATCACCGTTATTTGACCGTGACGATCGACGACGACGGCCCGGGCATTCCCGCGCATTTGCGCGAAGAAGTGTTCAAGCCGTTCCTGCGGCTGGACAACGCCCGCAACCAGGACGAAGGCGGCACCGGTCTTGGCCTTGCCATCGCCCGCGACATCGCCCGCTCCCATGGCGGCGACATCACGCTCGGCGACAGCCCGATGGGCGGATTGCGGGCGAGCGTGCGGATCCCGGTGTAG
- a CDS encoding DUF3617 family protein: MTRKLALLGSVLCLAVSAGSASADDLPVRKAGLWEMKLATSGSPVPEMTMQHCTDETVDKEMSNNVSPMAKQICAKQEIKKTATGYVSDSECSVAGVNTTSHAEITGDFNSAYTVKTTSHAKGGVAGVAGRDTTMTLQAKWLGSCKSDQKPGDIVMPGGFKMNVRDMDKLKALLPK; the protein is encoded by the coding sequence ATGACGCGCAAACTCGCTTTGCTCGGCTCGGTGCTTTGCCTCGCGGTGTCGGCGGGCAGCGCCAGCGCCGACGATCTGCCGGTGCGCAAGGCCGGCCTCTGGGAAATGAAGCTGGCCACATCAGGCTCGCCCGTGCCTGAGATGACCATGCAGCACTGCACCGACGAGACCGTCGACAAGGAGATGAGCAACAACGTCTCCCCGATGGCCAAGCAGATCTGCGCCAAGCAGGAGATCAAGAAGACCGCCACCGGCTATGTCAGCGATTCCGAGTGCAGCGTTGCCGGCGTCAACACCACCTCGCACGCCGAGATCACGGGCGATTTCAACTCGGCCTACACGGTGAAGACCACCTCGCATGCGAAAGGCGGCGTCGCCGGCGTTGCGGGACGCGATACGACCATGACGCTGCAAGCAAAATGGCTGGGGTCGTGCAAGTCGGATCAGAAGCCCGGCGACATCGTGATGCCCGGCGGCTTCAAGATGAACGTGCGCGACATGGACAAGCTGAAGGCGCTGCTACCGAAGTAG